The Benincasa hispida cultivar B227 chromosome 9, ASM972705v1, whole genome shotgun sequence genome has a segment encoding these proteins:
- the LOC120085731 gene encoding protein NOI4, with product MTDKGRPLPKFGEWDVNDPTSAEGFTVIFNKARDEKKTGGKPDSPGKVDAHGRPAADPAKAPPKKWLCCIQSPPAES from the exons ATGACG GACAAAGGTCGGCCATTGCCTAAATTTGGTGAGTGGGATGTTAATGATCCGACATCAGCTGAGGGTTTCACCGTGATTTTTAACAAAGCTAGAGATGAGAAGAAAACAGGCGGCAAACCTGATTCACCTGGAAAAGTTGATGCACATGGCAGGCCTGCAGCAGATCCTGCCAAGGCACCCCCT AAGAAATGGCTTTGCTGTATCCAAAGTCCCCCTGCTGAATCTTGA
- the LOC120085730 gene encoding cellulose synthase-like protein E1 isoform X1 — protein MGSEGYLPLFETKEAKGRAFYRVFTASIFVGICLIWCYRVKFVPEDEGGRWVWLGLFAAEVWFGFYWVVTQAPRWNPIHRRTFKHNLSKRHEGELPGVDIFVCTADPEMEPPAMVISTVLSVMAYDYPPQKLSVYLSDDAGSELTYYALLEASQFAKHWIPFCKKFNIQPRSPAAYFASQSSEHQDKEFVFIQKLYKNMESRINTAVKLGRIPEETRSNSEGFSQWESYISRRDHDTLLQIVIDGRDPKATDVEGSVLPTLVYLAREKRPQYFHNFKAGAMNALLRVSSQISNGQIILNVDCDMYSNNSDAIRDALCFLMDEEKGHEIAYVQFPQKFDNVTKNEIYASSLRIISEVEFPGLDGFGGPLYVGTGCFHRRDVLCGKKYNKGYRNDWNSKNYRNSEDNVNELEEKSKHLASCSYEENTQWGKEMGLRYGCPVEDVITGLSIQSQGWKSVYCNPEREAFLGVAPTTLIQMLVQHKRWSEGDLQILLSRYSPVRCARGKINLGLRMGYCNYCLWAVNSLATLYYSIIPSLYLLRSVPLFPQGSSPWLIPFTYVIFAKYAASLVEFLLAGGTILGWWNEQRIWLYKRTSSYFFAFVDTVLKTLGLSDSSFVITAKATDQEVSQRYEKEMMEFGTSSPLFTIIATISLVNLLCFLGMVKKAVKSGNGLVMAFQTMALQVLLCGILVLINWPLYQGLFFRTDKGKMPISLTIKSFILALTTCISFSFLL, from the exons ATGGGGAGTGAAGGGTATTTGCCATTGTTTGAGACCAAAGAAGCAAAGGGGAGAGCTTTTTATAGGGTATTTACAGCCTCTATTTTtgtggggatttgtttgatttggtGTTATAGAGTGAAATTTGTACCAGAAGATGAAGGAGGAAGATGGGTTTGGCTTGGTTTGTTTGCTGCTGAAGTATGGTTTGGATTTTATTGGGTTGTCACTCAAGCTCCTCGCTGGAATCCAATTCATAGGCGTACCTTTAAACACAACCTCTCTAAAAG GCATGAGGGAGAGTTGCCTGGAGTGGACATATTTGTATGTACAGCAGACCCTGAGATGGAGCCACCAGCTATGGTCATCAGTACTGTATTATCAGTCATGGCATACGACTACCCGCCCCAGAAGCTTAGCGTGTACCTCTCCGATGACGCAGGTTCCGAGCTCACCTACTATGCTCTCCTGGAGGCCTCCCAATTTGCAAAGCACTGGATACCATTTTGCAAGAAGTTCAACATCCAACCAAGGTCACCTGCAGCTTACTTTGCCTCACAGTCTTCTGAACATCAAGACAAAGAATTTGTATTTATTCAG AAACTATACAAGAACATGGAGAGTAGAATCAATACTGCAGTCAAACTAGGCCGGATTCCTGAAGAAACACGGTCAAATAGTGAAGGATTTTCACAGTGGGAATCCTATATATCTCGTCGAGATCACGATACGCTCCTTCAG ATAGTAATAGATGGGAGAGATCCAAAAGCCACAGATGTTGAAGGATCTGTGTTACCAACTTTGGTGTATTTGGCTCGTGAGAAGAGACCTCAATATTTCCATAACTTCAAAGCTGGAGCCATGAATGCCTTG CTTAGGGTCTCATCACAGATAAGCAATGGGCAGATCATACTTAATGTAGACTGTGATATGTATTCGAACAACTCTGATGCCATAAGAGATGCACTTTGCTTCttaatggatgaagagaagggCCATGAGATTGCATATGTTCAGTTTCCACAAAAGTTTGACAACGTAACAAAGAATGAGATCTATGCAAGTAGTTTACGAATCATTAGTGAG GTGGAATTCCCTGGTTTGGATGGTTTTGGTGGCCCTCTATATGTCGGAACAGGCTGCTTTCACAGAAGAGACGTTCTCTGTGGTAAAAAGTACAACAAAGGATACAGAAATGATTGGAACAGTAAAAACTACAGAAATTCAGAAGACAATGTAAATGAACTAGAAGAAAAATCAAAGCACTTGGCAAGCTGTTCTTATGAAGAGAACACTCAATGGGGAAAAGAG ATGGGTTTGAGATATGGATGTCCTGTAGAAGATGTTATAACTGGGTTGTCAATACAAAGCCAGGGATGGAAATCGGTTTATTGCAACCCAGAGAGAGAGGCCTTCCTAGGTGTTGCACCAACCACATTAATTCAGATGCTAGTTCAACACAAGCGATGGTCTGAAGGTGACCTCCAAATTCTTCTTTCTAGGTACAGTCCCGTGCGATGTGCTCGTGGAAAGATCAACCTAGGCCTACGAATGGGATATTGCAACTATTGTCTCTGGGCTGTTAATTCCCTGGCAACATTATATTACTCCATCATTCCCTCACTTTATCTCCTCAGAAGTGTTCCCTTGTTTCCACAG GGTTCAAGCCCATGGTTGATACCCTTCACATATGTGATATTTGCCAAGTATGCTGCTAGTTTAGTGGAGTTTTTGTTGGCTGGAGGAACAATACTGGGTTGGTGGAATGAGCAGAGGATTTGGCTATATAAGAGAACAAGTTCCTATTTCTTTGCTTTTGTAGATACTGTCTTGAAGACGCTTGGATTATCTGATTCATCATTTGTAATCACAGCTAAAGCGACTGATCAAGAAGTCTCCCAAAGATATGAAAAGGAGATGATGGAATTTGGAACTTCCTCTCCATTGTTTACCATAATAGCAACAATTTCTTTGGTTAATTTGCTTTGCTTTCTTGGGATGGtgaagaaagcagtaaagagTGGCAATGGTTTGGTAATGGCCTTTCAAACAATGGCTTTGCAAGTTCTTCTTTGTGGAATTTTGGTTCTGATCAATTGGCCTTTGTACCAAGGACTTTTTTTTAGAACAGACAAGGGCAAGATGCCAATCTCCCTAACAATTAAATCCTTTATATTGGCTCTAACCACTTGTATTTCCTTTTCATTTCTACTTTAA
- the LOC120085730 gene encoding cellulose synthase-like protein E1 isoform X2 yields MEPPAMVISTVLSVMAYDYPPQKLSVYLSDDAGSELTYYALLEASQFAKHWIPFCKKFNIQPRSPAAYFASQSSEHQDKEFVFIQKLYKNMESRINTAVKLGRIPEETRSNSEGFSQWESYISRRDHDTLLQIVIDGRDPKATDVEGSVLPTLVYLAREKRPQYFHNFKAGAMNALLRVSSQISNGQIILNVDCDMYSNNSDAIRDALCFLMDEEKGHEIAYVQFPQKFDNVTKNEIYASSLRIISEVEFPGLDGFGGPLYVGTGCFHRRDVLCGKKYNKGYRNDWNSKNYRNSEDNVNELEEKSKHLASCSYEENTQWGKEMGLRYGCPVEDVITGLSIQSQGWKSVYCNPEREAFLGVAPTTLIQMLVQHKRWSEGDLQILLSRYSPVRCARGKINLGLRMGYCNYCLWAVNSLATLYYSIIPSLYLLRSVPLFPQGSSPWLIPFTYVIFAKYAASLVEFLLAGGTILGWWNEQRIWLYKRTSSYFFAFVDTVLKTLGLSDSSFVITAKATDQEVSQRYEKEMMEFGTSSPLFTIIATISLVNLLCFLGMVKKAVKSGNGLVMAFQTMALQVLLCGILVLINWPLYQGLFFRTDKGKMPISLTIKSFILALTTCISFSFLL; encoded by the exons ATGGAGCCACCAGCTATGGTCATCAGTACTGTATTATCAGTCATGGCATACGACTACCCGCCCCAGAAGCTTAGCGTGTACCTCTCCGATGACGCAGGTTCCGAGCTCACCTACTATGCTCTCCTGGAGGCCTCCCAATTTGCAAAGCACTGGATACCATTTTGCAAGAAGTTCAACATCCAACCAAGGTCACCTGCAGCTTACTTTGCCTCACAGTCTTCTGAACATCAAGACAAAGAATTTGTATTTATTCAG AAACTATACAAGAACATGGAGAGTAGAATCAATACTGCAGTCAAACTAGGCCGGATTCCTGAAGAAACACGGTCAAATAGTGAAGGATTTTCACAGTGGGAATCCTATATATCTCGTCGAGATCACGATACGCTCCTTCAG ATAGTAATAGATGGGAGAGATCCAAAAGCCACAGATGTTGAAGGATCTGTGTTACCAACTTTGGTGTATTTGGCTCGTGAGAAGAGACCTCAATATTTCCATAACTTCAAAGCTGGAGCCATGAATGCCTTG CTTAGGGTCTCATCACAGATAAGCAATGGGCAGATCATACTTAATGTAGACTGTGATATGTATTCGAACAACTCTGATGCCATAAGAGATGCACTTTGCTTCttaatggatgaagagaagggCCATGAGATTGCATATGTTCAGTTTCCACAAAAGTTTGACAACGTAACAAAGAATGAGATCTATGCAAGTAGTTTACGAATCATTAGTGAG GTGGAATTCCCTGGTTTGGATGGTTTTGGTGGCCCTCTATATGTCGGAACAGGCTGCTTTCACAGAAGAGACGTTCTCTGTGGTAAAAAGTACAACAAAGGATACAGAAATGATTGGAACAGTAAAAACTACAGAAATTCAGAAGACAATGTAAATGAACTAGAAGAAAAATCAAAGCACTTGGCAAGCTGTTCTTATGAAGAGAACACTCAATGGGGAAAAGAG ATGGGTTTGAGATATGGATGTCCTGTAGAAGATGTTATAACTGGGTTGTCAATACAAAGCCAGGGATGGAAATCGGTTTATTGCAACCCAGAGAGAGAGGCCTTCCTAGGTGTTGCACCAACCACATTAATTCAGATGCTAGTTCAACACAAGCGATGGTCTGAAGGTGACCTCCAAATTCTTCTTTCTAGGTACAGTCCCGTGCGATGTGCTCGTGGAAAGATCAACCTAGGCCTACGAATGGGATATTGCAACTATTGTCTCTGGGCTGTTAATTCCCTGGCAACATTATATTACTCCATCATTCCCTCACTTTATCTCCTCAGAAGTGTTCCCTTGTTTCCACAG GGTTCAAGCCCATGGTTGATACCCTTCACATATGTGATATTTGCCAAGTATGCTGCTAGTTTAGTGGAGTTTTTGTTGGCTGGAGGAACAATACTGGGTTGGTGGAATGAGCAGAGGATTTGGCTATATAAGAGAACAAGTTCCTATTTCTTTGCTTTTGTAGATACTGTCTTGAAGACGCTTGGATTATCTGATTCATCATTTGTAATCACAGCTAAAGCGACTGATCAAGAAGTCTCCCAAAGATATGAAAAGGAGATGATGGAATTTGGAACTTCCTCTCCATTGTTTACCATAATAGCAACAATTTCTTTGGTTAATTTGCTTTGCTTTCTTGGGATGGtgaagaaagcagtaaagagTGGCAATGGTTTGGTAATGGCCTTTCAAACAATGGCTTTGCAAGTTCTTCTTTGTGGAATTTTGGTTCTGATCAATTGGCCTTTGTACCAAGGACTTTTTTTTAGAACAGACAAGGGCAAGATGCCAATCTCCCTAACAATTAAATCCTTTATATTGGCTCTAACCACTTGTATTTCCTTTTCATTTCTACTTTAA
- the LOC120086847 gene encoding cellulose synthase-like protein E6 isoform X2: MAYDYPTEKLAIYLSDDAGSDFTFYALIEASNFAKHWLPFCTKFMVEPRSPEAYFSLHSALHHRSQEWTHMKKLFDEMKERVSSVVEMGKVPKEIRDQYKGFSEWDNGLTKQNHQSIVKIIIDGKNHDDVDIDGCVLPKLVYMAREKRPQHPHHFKAGAMNALIRVSSEISNAPFILNLDCDMYSNNPDTMKECLCFFLDGKSSHDIAFVQFPQYFNNITKNMIYGIPDQVINEIELAGMGGYVAALYCGTGCFHRREALNGKKYVEDLNGSVHLDVQTKKKVSKPVNELEEACKLLVDCKFENGSQWGKEMGLIYGCAVEDIITGLAIQCRGWRSVYYNPKKKAFLGVAPFSLGAALVQYKRWSEGMFQVFLSKYCPFIYGHGKIKFGAQMGYCVYLLWAPLSIPMLYYATIPALCLLQGIPLFPKVTSVWAIPFAYVFVTKNCWSIIEAISCGYTLKAWWNLQRMLLFRRTTAFFFSFIDTVIKQLGFSQTKFAVTAKVAAEDESKRYEQEIIEFGSSDIMCTMIATLAILNLFGLLLGIKNVAAWNLELVSKGLNKFILQTVVCGLIVLINLPTYEALFIRRDKGRLPFSALFKSVTLALLACVIYII; encoded by the exons ATGGCCTACGATTACCCAACTGAGAAATTGGCCATTTATCTCTCCGATGATGCCGGCTCCGACTTCACATTCTACGCTCTCATCGAAGCTTCAAATTTCGCCAAGCATTGGTTGCCCTTCTGTACAAAGTTCATGGTCGAGCCTAGGTCTCCCGAGGCCTACTTTTCTCTCCATTCTGCCCTGCATCATCGCTCTCAAGAGTGGACCCACATGAAG AAACTGTTTGATGAAATGAAGGAGAGAGTTAGCTCGGTGGTTGAGATGGGGAAGGTTCCTAAGGAGATACGGGATCAATATAAAGGTTTCTCTGAGTGGGATAATGGTTTAACAAAGCAAAATCATCAGTCCATTGTGAAG ATAATAATTGATGGAAAGAATCATGATGATGTGGATATTGATGGATGTGTACTACCAAAATTGGTGTACATGGCACGTGAAAAGAGACCCCAGCATCCCCACCATTTTAAAGCTGGAGCTATGAATGCACTG ATAAGAGTATCCTCAGAGATAAGCAATGCTCCCTTCATCCTCAACTTAGACTGTGATATGTACTCAAATAATCCAGACACAATGAAGGAGTGTCTATGTTTTTTCCTGGATGGGAAAAGTAGCCATGACATTGCATTTGTGCAATTCCCACAATACTTcaataatattacaaaaaatatgatatatgGCATTCCGGATCAAGTTATTAATGAG ATTGAACTAGCTGGCATGGGTGGCTATGTCGCTGCCTTGTATTGTGGCACTGGATGTTTCCATCGCAGAGAAGCTCTTAATGGGAAGAAATACGTCGAAGATCTTAATGGATCAGTACATTTGGACGtgcaaacaaagaagaaagttTCAAAGCCTGTTAATGAATTGGAAGAAGCATGTAAGCTTCTCGTTGACTGCAAGTTTGAAAATGGTTCTCAATGGGGAAAGGag ATGGGATTAATATATGGATGTGCAGTCGAAGATATCATTACTGGGTTAGCAATACAGTGCAGAGGTTGGAGATCAGTTTACTATAATCCAAAGAAAAAAGCTTTCTTGGGTGTTGCTCCGTTTAGCTTGGGTGCAGCTCTGGTTCAATATAAGAGGTGGTCTGAAGGCATGTTTCAAGTTTTTTTGTCCAAGTATTGCCCCTTCATATATGGACATGGGAAGATCAAATTTGGAGCTCAAATGGGATATTGTGTATATCTTTTATGGGCTCCACTTTCGATACCAATGCTGTATTATGCCACCATTCCTGCACTCTGTCTGCTTCAAGGCATTCCGTTATTCCCAAAG GTTACAAGCGTATGGGCCATACCTTTTGCATATGTCTTCGTAACAAAGAATTGTTGGAGCATAATTGAGGCCATAAGTTGTGGCTATACACTCAAAGCTTGGTGGAACTTACAAAGAATGTTACTTTTCAGAAGGACCACTGCATTCTTCTTTAGCTTCATTGACACAGTCATCAAGCAACTTGGGTTTTCTCAAACTAAATTTGCTGTGACTGCTAAAGTTGCAGCTGAGGATGAGTCGAAGCGATACGAACAAGAGATCATTGAGTTTGGAAGCTCAGATATTATGTGTACTATGATAGCAACACTTGCAATACTAAACCTTTTTGGTTTATTGCTGGGAATTAAGAATGTTGCTGCCTGGAATTTGGAGCTTGTTTCCAAAGGTTTGAACAAATTCATTCTACAAACTGTTGTTTGTGGGCTAATTGTTTTGATAAACTTGCCCACATATGAAGCCCTCTTCATTCGCAGGGACAAGGGGCGTTTGCCATTCTCTGCTTTGTTCAAGTCGGTTACTTTGGCTTTATTGGCTTgtgtaatatatataatatag
- the LOC120086847 gene encoding cellulose synthase-like protein E6 isoform X1, which produces MRNEHGETTSYSLFEIREGRYKGAHRAFAATVMAAISLIWAYRAAVMPAAGEPARWAWIGMFISEILFGLYWILTQSVRWRITYNFPFKHQLSLRYNDDQLPNVDVFVCTADPIIEPPLLVINTVLSAMAYDYPTEKLAIYLSDDAGSDFTFYALIEASNFAKHWLPFCTKFMVEPRSPEAYFSLHSALHHRSQEWTHMKKLFDEMKERVSSVVEMGKVPKEIRDQYKGFSEWDNGLTKQNHQSIVKIIIDGKNHDDVDIDGCVLPKLVYMAREKRPQHPHHFKAGAMNALIRVSSEISNAPFILNLDCDMYSNNPDTMKECLCFFLDGKSSHDIAFVQFPQYFNNITKNMIYGIPDQVINEIELAGMGGYVAALYCGTGCFHRREALNGKKYVEDLNGSVHLDVQTKKKVSKPVNELEEACKLLVDCKFENGSQWGKEMGLIYGCAVEDIITGLAIQCRGWRSVYYNPKKKAFLGVAPFSLGAALVQYKRWSEGMFQVFLSKYCPFIYGHGKIKFGAQMGYCVYLLWAPLSIPMLYYATIPALCLLQGIPLFPKVTSVWAIPFAYVFVTKNCWSIIEAISCGYTLKAWWNLQRMLLFRRTTAFFFSFIDTVIKQLGFSQTKFAVTAKVAAEDESKRYEQEIIEFGSSDIMCTMIATLAILNLFGLLLGIKNVAAWNLELVSKGLNKFILQTVVCGLIVLINLPTYEALFIRRDKGRLPFSALFKSVTLALLACVIYII; this is translated from the exons ATGAGAAACGAGCATGGAGAAACGACGTCGTATTCCTTGTTCGAGATCAGAGAAGGCCGATACAAAGGAGCCCACAGAGCTTTTGCGGCGACGGTCATGGCTGCAATTTCTCTGATTTGGGCTTACAGAGCCGCCGTGATGCCGGCCGCCGGCGAACCTGCACGGTGGGCTTGGATCGGGATGTTTATATCTGAGATTCTGTTTGGTCTGTATTGGATTCTCACTCAATCTGTTCGTTGGCGTATCACTTACAACTTTCCTTTCAAACATCAACTCTCTCTAAG GTACAACGACGACCAATTACCAAATGTCGACGTATTCGTTTGCACAGCCGACCCCATTATCGAACCGCCGCTCTTGGTCATCAACACCGTCTTGTCCGCCATGGCCTACGATTACCCAACTGAGAAATTGGCCATTTATCTCTCCGATGATGCCGGCTCCGACTTCACATTCTACGCTCTCATCGAAGCTTCAAATTTCGCCAAGCATTGGTTGCCCTTCTGTACAAAGTTCATGGTCGAGCCTAGGTCTCCCGAGGCCTACTTTTCTCTCCATTCTGCCCTGCATCATCGCTCTCAAGAGTGGACCCACATGAAG AAACTGTTTGATGAAATGAAGGAGAGAGTTAGCTCGGTGGTTGAGATGGGGAAGGTTCCTAAGGAGATACGGGATCAATATAAAGGTTTCTCTGAGTGGGATAATGGTTTAACAAAGCAAAATCATCAGTCCATTGTGAAG ATAATAATTGATGGAAAGAATCATGATGATGTGGATATTGATGGATGTGTACTACCAAAATTGGTGTACATGGCACGTGAAAAGAGACCCCAGCATCCCCACCATTTTAAAGCTGGAGCTATGAATGCACTG ATAAGAGTATCCTCAGAGATAAGCAATGCTCCCTTCATCCTCAACTTAGACTGTGATATGTACTCAAATAATCCAGACACAATGAAGGAGTGTCTATGTTTTTTCCTGGATGGGAAAAGTAGCCATGACATTGCATTTGTGCAATTCCCACAATACTTcaataatattacaaaaaatatgatatatgGCATTCCGGATCAAGTTATTAATGAG ATTGAACTAGCTGGCATGGGTGGCTATGTCGCTGCCTTGTATTGTGGCACTGGATGTTTCCATCGCAGAGAAGCTCTTAATGGGAAGAAATACGTCGAAGATCTTAATGGATCAGTACATTTGGACGtgcaaacaaagaagaaagttTCAAAGCCTGTTAATGAATTGGAAGAAGCATGTAAGCTTCTCGTTGACTGCAAGTTTGAAAATGGTTCTCAATGGGGAAAGGag ATGGGATTAATATATGGATGTGCAGTCGAAGATATCATTACTGGGTTAGCAATACAGTGCAGAGGTTGGAGATCAGTTTACTATAATCCAAAGAAAAAAGCTTTCTTGGGTGTTGCTCCGTTTAGCTTGGGTGCAGCTCTGGTTCAATATAAGAGGTGGTCTGAAGGCATGTTTCAAGTTTTTTTGTCCAAGTATTGCCCCTTCATATATGGACATGGGAAGATCAAATTTGGAGCTCAAATGGGATATTGTGTATATCTTTTATGGGCTCCACTTTCGATACCAATGCTGTATTATGCCACCATTCCTGCACTCTGTCTGCTTCAAGGCATTCCGTTATTCCCAAAG GTTACAAGCGTATGGGCCATACCTTTTGCATATGTCTTCGTAACAAAGAATTGTTGGAGCATAATTGAGGCCATAAGTTGTGGCTATACACTCAAAGCTTGGTGGAACTTACAAAGAATGTTACTTTTCAGAAGGACCACTGCATTCTTCTTTAGCTTCATTGACACAGTCATCAAGCAACTTGGGTTTTCTCAAACTAAATTTGCTGTGACTGCTAAAGTTGCAGCTGAGGATGAGTCGAAGCGATACGAACAAGAGATCATTGAGTTTGGAAGCTCAGATATTATGTGTACTATGATAGCAACACTTGCAATACTAAACCTTTTTGGTTTATTGCTGGGAATTAAGAATGTTGCTGCCTGGAATTTGGAGCTTGTTTCCAAAGGTTTGAACAAATTCATTCTACAAACTGTTGTTTGTGGGCTAATTGTTTTGATAAACTTGCCCACATATGAAGCCCTCTTCATTCGCAGGGACAAGGGGCGTTTGCCATTCTCTGCTTTGTTCAAGTCGGTTACTTTGGCTTTATTGGCTTgtgtaatatatataatatag